The following are from one region of the Mesorhizobium sp. B2-8-5 genome:
- the aspS gene encoding aspartate--tRNA ligase yields the protein MTTHRYRSHTCAQLRKSDVGNSVRLSGWVHRVRDHGGLLFIDLRDHYGLTQIVADPDSPAFKVAETLRGEWVIRVDGEVKARLPETVNPNLPTGEIEIFAREIEVLSAAKELPLPVFGEPEYPEDIRLKYRFLDLRRETLHKNIVARTKIIAEMRKRMGEVGFTEFSTPILTASSPEGARDFLVPSRIHPGTFYALPQAPQQYKQLIMVSGFDRYFQIAPCFRDEDPRADRLPGEFYQLDLEMSFVEQDDVLSTMEPVLRAVFETFAAGKPVTQKFRRIPYDEAMRTYGTDKPDLRNPIEMQAVSDHFRDSGFKVFANILANDPKAEVWAIPAKTGGSRAFCDRMNSWAQGEGQPGLGYIFWRKEGEKLEGAGPIAKNIGEERTEAIRQQLGLADGDAAFFVAGDPKKFVTFAGAARTRAGEELNLVDRERFELCWIVDFPFFEWNEDEKKIDFAHNPFSMPQGGIDALNGEEPLGIKAFQYDMVCNGFEIASGGIRNHLPETMVKAFEMVGLDRATVEERFGGLYRAFQYGAPPHGGMAAGVDRIVMLLVGAKNLREITMFPMNQQAYDLLMSAPSEATPQQLRELSLRVAVAKKD from the coding sequence ATGACCACGCATCGTTACCGCAGCCACACCTGTGCCCAGTTGAGAAAGAGCGACGTCGGCAATTCCGTCCGCCTGTCGGGCTGGGTGCATCGCGTGCGCGACCATGGCGGCCTGCTTTTCATCGACCTGCGCGACCATTACGGCCTGACCCAGATCGTCGCCGATCCGGATTCGCCGGCCTTCAAGGTGGCCGAGACACTGCGCGGCGAATGGGTGATCCGCGTCGACGGCGAGGTCAAGGCGCGGCTGCCGGAAACCGTCAATCCAAACCTGCCGACCGGCGAGATCGAGATTTTCGCGCGCGAGATCGAAGTGTTGTCGGCCGCCAAGGAGCTGCCGCTGCCGGTGTTCGGCGAACCTGAATATCCCGAAGACATCCGCCTGAAATACCGCTTCCTCGACCTGCGCCGCGAGACGCTGCACAAGAATATCGTGGCGCGCACGAAGATCATCGCCGAGATGCGCAAGCGCATGGGCGAGGTCGGTTTCACCGAATTTTCGACGCCGATCCTCACCGCCTCGTCGCCGGAAGGCGCGCGCGACTTCCTGGTGCCGTCGCGCATCCATCCCGGCACCTTCTACGCGCTGCCGCAGGCGCCGCAGCAGTACAAGCAGCTGATCATGGTCTCCGGCTTTGACCGCTATTTCCAGATCGCGCCCTGCTTCCGCGACGAGGATCCGCGCGCCGACCGCCTGCCGGGCGAGTTCTACCAGCTCGACCTCGAAATGAGCTTCGTCGAGCAGGACGACGTGCTCAGCACGATGGAGCCTGTCCTCCGCGCGGTCTTCGAGACGTTCGCCGCCGGCAAGCCGGTGACGCAGAAATTCCGCCGCATTCCCTATGACGAGGCGATGCGCACCTATGGCACCGACAAGCCGGACCTGCGCAACCCGATCGAGATGCAGGCGGTCTCGGATCACTTCCGCGACTCCGGCTTCAAGGTGTTCGCCAACATCCTGGCCAACGATCCGAAGGCCGAGGTGTGGGCCATTCCGGCCAAGACCGGCGGCAGCCGCGCCTTCTGCGACCGCATGAATTCCTGGGCGCAGGGCGAGGGGCAGCCGGGGCTCGGCTACATCTTCTGGCGCAAGGAAGGTGAAAAACTCGAAGGCGCCGGCCCGATCGCCAAGAACATCGGCGAGGAGCGCACCGAGGCGATCCGCCAGCAGCTCGGCCTCGCCGATGGCGACGCCGCCTTCTTCGTCGCCGGCGACCCGAAGAAGTTCGTCACTTTCGCGGGCGCGGCGCGTACGCGCGCCGGCGAGGAGCTGAACCTCGTCGACCGCGAGCGCTTCGAGCTGTGCTGGATCGTCGACTTCCCGTTCTTCGAATGGAACGAGGACGAGAAGAAGATCGACTTCGCCCACAATCCGTTCTCCATGCCGCAAGGGGGCATCGACGCGCTGAATGGTGAGGAGCCGCTCGGCATCAAGGCGTTCCAGTACGACATGGTCTGCAACGGCTTCGAGATCGCATCGGGCGGCATCCGCAACCACCTGCCGGAAACCATGGTCAAGGCGTTCGAGATGGTCGGCCTGGACCGCGCGACGGTGGAGGAGCGCTTCGGCGGCCTTTACCGCGCTTTCCAGTATGGCGCGCCGCCGCATGGCGGCATGGCGGCGGGCGTCGACCGCATTGTCATGTTGCTCGTGGGCGCCAAGAACCTGCGCGAGATCACCATGTTCCCGATGAACCAGCAGGCCTACGACCTGCTGATGAGCGCGCCTTCCGAAGCCACCCCGCAACAGCTGCGCGAGCTGTCGCTGCGCGTCGCCGTGGCGAAGAAGGACTGA
- a CDS encoding DeoR/GlpR family DNA-binding transcription regulator encodes MLTEERHQLIRDRLAADGKVLAGELASRFGVSEDTVRRDLRELAKAGQLRRVYGGAVASAPFAAATLSQRSRHAIEEKTRLAKAAVGLLSAGQSLFIDGGTTNEAIARAIPRDIQLTVATNSLGVASALADLPLVELIVLGGRYVPDLGTCVGADTLAAVAQLGADLFFLGSCGLDVARGVTAFDSAEAEVKRAMAKNSAGIVIAVTNDKLATAAPYRVANADAIRHLVVEKSAPPATLAAFQSQGAQIHFA; translated from the coding sequence ATGCTCACCGAAGAACGCCACCAACTCATTCGCGACCGGCTTGCGGCGGACGGAAAGGTGCTGGCCGGAGAGCTCGCCAGCCGTTTCGGCGTGTCGGAAGACACGGTGCGCCGCGATCTCAGGGAATTGGCGAAGGCCGGGCAACTGCGCCGCGTCTATGGCGGCGCGGTCGCTTCCGCGCCCTTTGCCGCCGCGACGCTCAGCCAACGCAGCCGTCATGCGATCGAGGAAAAAACGCGGCTCGCCAAGGCGGCGGTCGGACTGCTGAGCGCGGGGCAGTCGCTGTTCATCGACGGCGGCACGACCAATGAGGCGATCGCCAGGGCGATCCCGCGCGACATCCAACTGACCGTCGCCACCAATTCGCTGGGCGTCGCCTCGGCTCTGGCGGACCTTCCCCTGGTCGAGCTGATCGTGCTCGGCGGCCGCTATGTGCCGGATCTCGGCACCTGCGTCGGCGCCGACACGCTCGCCGCCGTGGCGCAACTCGGCGCCGATCTGTTCTTTCTGGGTTCCTGCGGGCTGGATGTCGCGCGCGGCGTCACCGCCTTCGATTCGGCCGAAGCCGAGGTGAAGCGCGCCATGGCGAAAAACAGCGCTGGTATCGTCATTGCCGTCACCAACGACAAGCTTGCCACCGCCGCGCCCTATCGCGTGGCGAACGCGGATGCGATCCGCCATCTCGTGGTGGAAAAGAGCGCGCCTCCCGCCACGCTCGCCGCTTTCCAAAGCCAGGGCGCGCAGATCCACTTTGCTTGA
- a CDS encoding MFS transporter encodes MTLGLKLAPQHRVYAGFAIYSFAMGNIFPRLPDIKHAMQIEDGTLGLALIGTPIGTLIALTLATPILERVGFRRALLWLVPLLALAYSVAVHAPGPAALFLMLLPVGLMIGSIEIILNVEADRTEFLLKRRIMNRAHSFWSIGFFGAGLFGGALAHLGLSPQLHLALAVPMVAVAVALLLGGFQPAPARFVTSGDKAPMFARPTLPILILVAVTLSAMLMEGASMDWSAIYMRAVFDSGPFIAGITVALFAFSQATTRFFADSIVDRHSPSGVARVLLATMAAGVFIVFFSPLPFVSMLGFALMGIGCSAIFPLAISAAAQMTDRSAAINVAALSQISFVAFLLGPPLLGFVSDHWGIRSAYGIGIPFIVLSLAAAGALGRRPSPNAVTDGTGSDTTGERVPARAYEA; translated from the coding sequence ATGACCCTTGGCCTGAAACTCGCTCCGCAGCACCGCGTCTATGCCGGCTTCGCGATCTATTCCTTCGCTATGGGCAACATCTTTCCGCGCCTGCCCGACATCAAGCATGCCATGCAGATCGAGGACGGCACGCTGGGACTCGCCCTGATCGGGACGCCGATCGGCACGCTGATCGCGCTGACGCTGGCGACGCCGATCCTGGAGCGCGTCGGCTTTCGCCGCGCGCTGCTGTGGCTGGTGCCGCTGCTGGCGCTTGCCTATTCCGTCGCGGTGCACGCGCCGGGCCCGGCCGCGTTGTTCCTGATGCTGCTCCCGGTCGGACTGATGATCGGCAGCATCGAGATCATCTTGAATGTCGAGGCCGACAGGACCGAGTTCCTGCTCAAGCGCCGCATCATGAACCGGGCGCATTCGTTCTGGAGCATCGGCTTCTTCGGCGCCGGGCTGTTCGGCGGCGCGCTGGCGCATCTCGGCCTGTCGCCGCAACTGCATCTGGCGCTGGCGGTGCCGATGGTGGCGGTTGCGGTGGCGCTGTTGCTCGGCGGCTTCCAACCGGCGCCCGCCCGCTTCGTCACGTCAGGCGACAAAGCGCCGATGTTCGCCCGGCCGACGTTGCCGATCCTCATCCTCGTCGCGGTGACGCTGTCGGCAATGCTGATGGAAGGCGCCAGCATGGACTGGTCGGCGATCTATATGCGCGCTGTGTTCGACTCAGGGCCCTTCATTGCCGGGATCACCGTGGCGCTGTTCGCCTTCTCGCAGGCGACGACACGCTTCTTCGCCGACAGCATCGTCGACCGCCACTCGCCGAGCGGCGTGGCGCGCGTGTTGTTGGCAACGATGGCTGCCGGCGTATTCATCGTCTTCTTCTCGCCCCTGCCCTTCGTCTCGATGCTGGGCTTCGCGCTCATGGGCATCGGCTGCAGCGCGATCTTTCCGTTGGCGATTTCGGCGGCCGCCCAGATGACGGACCGCTCCGCCGCGATCAACGTTGCCGCATTGTCGCAGATCTCCTTCGTCGCCTTCCTGCTCGGTCCGCCGCTGCTTGGCTTCGTCTCGGACCACTGGGGCATCCGCTCGGCCTATGGCATCGGCATACCGTTCATCGTGCTCAGCCTGGCGGCAGCGGGCGCGCTTGGCCGGCGACCGTCGCCGAACGCCGTAACGGACGGAACAGGATCCGACACGACCGGAGAGAGAGTACCGGCGCGGGCCTACGAGGCATGA